A genome region from Populus alba chromosome 5, ASM523922v2, whole genome shotgun sequence includes the following:
- the LOC118029951 gene encoding dehydrodolichyl diphosphate synthase 6, with protein sequence MDKHRGSRLSELFGSLGSFFRKCMFCILSMGPIPKHFAFIMDGNRRYAKKEKLEEGAGHRAGFSVLMSMLKYCYELGVTYVTIYAFSIENFKRKPDEVQNLMDLILEKIEGLLKEESLVNKYGIRVYFIGNLKLLSKPVRVAAEKVMKATTNNTKCVLLICIAYTSCDEIVQAVHESCKNKLEEIQPCNSHRSFSGRVEEVDGKSIDDDIGHSVQELFGVQTNELRATRASTFCNDVAEGVERTDKKSGVVGHGVHGSCDKWGEVQSLEASGTRDGVIPNVKSEKLLVDLSILKVVDIESHMYMSVAPNPDIVIRSSGETRLSNFLLWQTSNCLLYSPNALWPDMRLWHLVWAVLDFQRNYSYFEKKKKQF encoded by the coding sequence ATGGACAAACACCGTGGTAGTAGATTAAGTGAGTTGTTTGGTAGTTTGGGTAGTTTCTTCAGAAAATGCATGTTTTGCATTCTATCTATGGGTCCCATCCCCAAACATTTTGCATTCATAATGGATGGAAATAGAAGATATGCTAAGAAGGAAAAATTGGAAGAAGGTGCTGGTCACAGAGCAGGATTTTCAGTTCTTATGTCCATGCTTAAGTACTGCTATGAGTTGGGAGTAACTTATGTCACTATTTATGCCTTCAGCATTGAGAATTTCAAAAGGAAGCCTGATGAGGTTCAGAACCTGATGGATCTTATTCTGGAGAAGATTGAAGGGTTGCTCAAGGAAGAAAGCCTTGTGAACAAATATGGTATCAGGGTGTATTTTATAGGTAATTTGAAACTTTTGAGCAAGCCTGTCAGGGTGGCAGCAGAAAAGGTTATGAAGGCTACTACTAACAACACCAAGTGTGTGCTTTTGATCTGCATAGCCTATACTTCATGTGATGAGATTGTGCAAGCTGTCCATGAATCCTGTAAAAATAAGTTGGAGGAAATTCAACCTTGTAACTCACATAGAAGTTTCAGTGGTAGGGTTGAAGAAGTAGATGGAAAAAGCATAGATGATGACATTGGCCACAGTGTTCAAGAATTGTTTGGAGTTCAAACAAATGAATTACGAGCAACAAGGGCAAGCACATTCTGTAATGATGTGGCTGAAGGAGTAGAAAGGACTGATAAAAAAAGTGGTGTGGTTGGGCATGGTGTCCATGGATCCTGTGATAAATGGGGTGAAGTTCAATCATTGGAGGCAAGTGGAACCAGAGATGGTGTGATTCCAAATGTAAAGAGTGAGAAATTGCTGGTGGATCTTTCGATATTAAAGGTGGTTGACATTGAGAGCCACATGTATATGTCAGTAGCTCCCAATCCTGACATTGTGATCCGAAGTTCTGGGGAGACCCGCCTCAGTAACTTCCTACTTTGGCAAACTAGTAACTGCCTGCTGTATTCTCCAAATGCACTATGGCCAGATATGAGGTTGTGGCACTTGGTGTGGGCAGTCTTAGACTTCCAGCgcaattattcttattttgagaagaaaaagaagcagttttaa
- the LOC118029952 gene encoding dirigent protein 2 — MTLNFSHIISHKHRAMAQILHLYLLATLLLALSFKATSSSRHSGNNGLKSLHFALYQHETINKTGYIIVNGVAGAGVGQTTTPFGTLFAFQDPMTVTANISSKVVAIAEGTSITSSFDGLRSISIAKITLRLKNHMGSISIVGGTHNIKPADHPVVGGTGDFMFVQGYVTSSPVDLQGLTVTYKIVFHLYWPSYANKFSLHDKHVRSDIIP, encoded by the coding sequence ATGACCCTGAATTTCTCACATATTATTAGCCACAAACATAGAGCCATGGCTCAAATTCTGCACCTCTATCTTCTTGCAACTCTACTTCTTGCTCTTTCTTTCAAGGCCACCTCCTCCTCCCGACACAGCGGCAACAACGGGCTCAAATCTCTCCACTTTGCACTCTACCAGCATGAAACGATAAACAAAACGGGATACATCATAGTGAATGGGGTGGCCGGAGCAGGGGTTGGTCAAACCACAACACCTTTCGGCACCTTGTTTGCTTTCCAAGATCCGATGACTGTGACGGCCAATATATCTTCAAAGGTCGTTGCGATTGCTGAAGGCACCTCTATAACATCTAGTTTTGATGGGCTGAGGAGCATTTCCATTGCTAAGATCACTTTGAGGTTGAAGAACCACATGGGGTCCATCTCTATTGTTGGGGGGACACATAACATCAAGCCTGCTGATCATCCCGTGGTAGGAGGCACCGGTGACTTCATGTTTGTTCAAGGGTACGTGACCTCCTCTCCGGTGGATCTCCAGGGACTCACTGTTACCTACAAGATTGTGTTCCACCTCTACTGGCCCTCCTATGCAAATAAATTCTCACTTCATGACAAACATGTTCGAAGTGATATAATTCCTTAG